The Couchioplanes caeruleus nucleotide sequence CGCCGATTCGATCCGCCAGACGGCCTCGACGCCGGCCGCGTCCATCAGATGCCGCCGGTGTTCCCGGGCGCGAACCGTCCGTCCTGCTGCGGCACCTCGTCGTCCCCGGGGACCCGGCGTACCTCGATCTTGGAGCCGCGGGCCGCCGGCATGCGCCGGGCCCACTCGACCGCCTCGTGCTGCGAGGCGACGTCGAGCAGGAAGAAGCCCCCGAACAGCTCCTTGGTCTCGCCGTACGGGCCGTCGGTGACCACCGGGGTCTCGCCGCTGAAGTCGACCACGGCTCCGCGGCCCGGGTCGTCCAGCCCTTCCGCCGCGAGGAGCACCCCGGCCTTCACCATCTCCTCGATGTACTGGCGGGTGTCGGCCATCGCCTTGCCGATGTCGGCCATCATGGCGGCGTTCGACTCGTCCGTGCCCCGCATGATCAGCAGGTACTTCGCCATCGCGTTCTCCTCGTCCGGCGGGCCGCGTCTCGGCTCTCGCACCCTAACGTCGAACGGGCGCAGCGCCGATCGACACGGCGCGCTTGCCTCATAGTCAGATGATCTATACATTGGCCGGCATGGCCGCACCGATGCGCGAACCCACGTTCTGGATCCTCACCGCACTGGCACCGGAGCCCCGGCACGGATACGGCGTCATCCGCGAGGCCGCCGCGCTGTCCGGCGGCCGGATCACGCTGCAGGCGGGCACCCTCTACGCCGCCCTCGACCGGCTCGCCGACGAGGGGCTGGTCGAGGTCGACCGGGAGGAGATCGTCGAGGGCCGGACCCGGCGCTACTACCGGCTCACCCGTTCCGGGGCGACCGCGCTGAGCGCCGAGACCGAGCGCCTGCGCGCCGGCGCCGATGCCGCGGCCGCCCAGCTCAAGCGGTTCCGGCCGGGCACCGCCACCTTCCGGCCCGGAGCCGCCTTCTCCGCACGGGGCGCCGCTCACCCGCCGGCCCGGTGCCCGGCGTGGTGAGCGCCGACCCGCGGCTGGTGCGC carries:
- a CDS encoding YciI family protein; this encodes MAKYLLIMRGTDESNAAMMADIGKAMADTRQYIEEMVKAGVLLAAEGLDDPGRGAVVDFSGETPVVTDGPYGETKELFGGFFLLDVASQHEAVEWARRMPAARGSKIEVRRVPGDDEVPQQDGRFAPGNTGGI
- a CDS encoding PadR family transcriptional regulator, whose amino-acid sequence is MAAPMREPTFWILTALAPEPRHGYGVIREAAALSGGRITLQAGTLYAALDRLADEGLVEVDREEIVEGRTRRYYRLTRSGATALSAETERLRAGADAAAAQLKRFRPGTATFRPGAAFSARGAAHPPARCPAW